The sequence AGGAGGCAGTAGATTGGGCGCGCGAGACGATTGCACGTTCGATCGGCGCGGATCCGAAGGAGATTGTCTTTACCAGCGGAGCGACCGAGTCCGATAATCTTGCGATCAAAGGAATCGCGGAGATGTATGCCTCGAAAGGCGATCATATCATCACGCTCACGACCGAACACAAGGCGGTGCTTGACACGTGCAAGTCGCTTGAGCGGAAGGGGCATCGCGTTAGTTACCTGCCGGTTTCGCGCGAAGGCTTTATCGATCTTGACTTACTCCGAGATGCCATAACGGATAAGACCGTACTCGTTACGATCATGCACGCCAACAATGAAGTCGGTGTGATTCAGGACATCGAGGCGATTGGAAAGCTCTGCCACGAGAAGGGCGTAATCTTCCACACCGATTCCACGCAGTCGGTCGGCAAAGTGCCGTTCGATGTTCAGCGAATGAATGTTGATCTGGCCTCGATCTCCGGACACAAGATTTACGGGCCCAAGGGCGTGGGGGCACTCTATGTACGCAAGAAGAGTCCACGCGTGAAGCTTGCTTCGCAGATGGATGGCGGTGGTCATGAGCGTGGGATGCGTAGCGGTACGCTCAACGTCCCTGGAATCGTCGGGCTCGCCAAGGCGCTGGAGATTTGCATCGAGGATATGGAGTCCGATACCAAGAGAATTGCAGCGATGCGCGACAAGATGTGGATGGATTTTCAAGCCGAGCTTGACGAGATCTATATCAACGGACCGGACCCGATCGAGAAGCCGGAATGGCGACTGCCGGG comes from Bacteroidota bacterium and encodes:
- a CDS encoding IscS subfamily cysteine desulfurase, with the protein product MVKLPIYLDNNATTRMDERVFEAMRPYFVEHFGNAASRNHAFGWKAEEAVDWARETIARSIGADPKEIVFTSGATESDNLAIKGIAEMYASKGDHIITLTTEHKAVLDTCKSLERKGHRVSYLPVSREGFIDLDLLRDAITDKTVLVTIMHANNEVGVIQDIEAIGKLCHEKGVIFHTDSTQSVGKVPFDVQRMNVDLASISGHKIYGPKGVGALYVRKKSPRVKLASQMDGGGHERGMRSGTLNVPGIVGLAKALEICIEDMESDTKRIAAMRDKMWMDFQAELDEIYINGPDPIEKPEWRLPGNLNVSFAFVEGEALMMGIKDIAVSSGSACTSASLEPSYVLKALGVGEDLAHTSIRFGIGRFNTQEECDYTVKDVVQSVRHLREMSPLYEMAKAGIDLTKIEWAAH